The proteins below come from a single Xyrauchen texanus isolate HMW12.3.18 chromosome 3, RBS_HiC_50CHRs, whole genome shotgun sequence genomic window:
- the LOC127633231 gene encoding adenylate kinase isoenzyme 1-like: MADKLKDAKIVFVVGGPGSGKGTQCEKIVAKYGYTHLSSGDLLRAEVASGSDRGKQLQAIMQKGELVPLDTVLDMIKDAMIAKAGVSKGYLIDGYPREVKQGEEFEKKIGAPALLLYIDAKSETMVKRLMKRGETSGRTDDNEETIKKRLDLYYKATEPVITFYEKRGIVRKINSELPVDEVFAIVEKAIDELK; this comes from the exons CTTAAGGATGCTAAGATCGTCTTTGTTGTGG GCGGCCCCGGCTCCGGCAAGGGCACTCAGTGTGAGAAGATCGTGGCGAAGTACGGCTACACTCACCTGTCGTCAGGTGACCTGCTCCGTGCGGAGGTCGCATCCGGGTCAGACAGGGGCAAACAGCTGCAGGCCATCATGCAGAAGGGTGAACTCGTACCTCTG GACACAGTTCTTGATATGATTAAAGATGCCATGATTGCCAAAGCTGGTGTCTCTAAGGGTTACCTCATCGACGGATACCCACGTGAAGTCAAACAGGGCGAGGAGTTTGAGAAGAAG ATTGGAGCACCGGCTCTGCTGCTGTACATTGACGCTAAATCTGAGACGATGGTGAAGAGACTCATGAAGCGTGGTGAGACAAGCGGTCGCACTGATGACAACGAGGAGACCATAAAGAAACGTCTGGACCTGTATTATAAAGCCACTGAGCCCGTCATCACGTTCTATGAGAAGCGCGGCATCGTCAGAAAG ATTAACTCTGAGCTGCCAGTGGATGAAGTATTTGCCATTGTTGAAAAAGCCATTGATGAACTTAAGTAA